Proteins found in one Fulvitalea axinellae genomic segment:
- a CDS encoding IS701 family transposase, with protein MKRRDGFELYTDYLIASRGQATSTGLSASLDNQIPHDYFSDLLKQPDMDQKAFWKEVKSFARSIEGEEAVLSIDDCIVHKPHSSENDIVAYHFDHTVGKAVKGINSLNFLLSNTVEGQTVNCPVAYEIVHKTVKYIDKNGKEKRKSEKTKNEMVLEVLHRLNFLNKLVFRYILFDTWFTASDTLKYIHYKLKKVFVCPLKSNRNIAMSEKDKNEGKFIHVSDAPIESGQVKRVWVKGVDFPVTLAKQVFTNRDRSTAEQWLVTNGENMAFEDIVAIYQKRWKVEEFHKSLKQNTMLGKSPTKMEITQLNHIFASMIAYIKLEKLKVKEKLNHFAIKSKLYLKMIKAAMEELDALRSA; from the coding sequence ATGAAAAGGAGAGACGGATTTGAATTATACACGGATTATCTTATTGCCAGTCGAGGGCAAGCCACCTCAACAGGGCTCTCAGCATCTTTGGACAATCAGATTCCCCATGATTATTTCAGCGACCTCCTCAAGCAACCGGACATGGACCAAAAGGCTTTTTGGAAAGAGGTGAAGTCTTTCGCCAGGAGTATTGAGGGCGAAGAGGCGGTTTTGAGTATCGACGATTGCATTGTCCACAAGCCTCATTCCTCGGAAAACGACATCGTAGCTTATCATTTCGACCATACTGTAGGCAAAGCGGTCAAAGGGATCAACTCCCTTAACTTTCTTCTGAGCAATACCGTGGAAGGACAAACGGTTAACTGTCCGGTCGCTTATGAGATCGTCCACAAGACGGTGAAATACATAGACAAGAACGGGAAGGAAAAGCGTAAAAGCGAGAAAACGAAAAATGAGATGGTACTGGAAGTTTTACACCGTCTAAACTTTCTGAACAAACTGGTTTTCAGGTACATTCTTTTCGATACGTGGTTCACCGCCAGCGATACGCTGAAGTATATTCATTACAAGCTCAAGAAGGTTTTCGTTTGCCCGCTGAAGAGCAACAGGAATATAGCAATGAGCGAAAAGGACAAAAACGAGGGCAAATTCATTCACGTTTCGGATGCGCCTATTGAAAGCGGTCAAGTGAAGCGGGTGTGGGTCAAGGGAGTTGATTTTCCTGTCACGCTCGCCAAACAAGTCTTTACAAACAGGGACCGGTCGACCGCGGAACAATGGCTGGTTACCAACGGGGAGAACATGGCTTTCGAGGATATCGTAGCGATCTACCAAAAACGGTGGAAAGTCGAGGAGTTCCATAAGTCGCTCAAGCAAAACACGATGTTAGGCAAGTCTCCCACAAAGATGGAGATTACCCAATTGAACCACATCTTCGCTTCCATGATCGCCTACATAAAACTGGAAAAACTGAAGGTTAAGGAGAAGCTGAATCACTTTGCGATAAAATCAAAATTGTATTTGAAGATGATAAAGGCTGCCATGGAAGAACTTGACGCCTTGCGGTCGGCCTGA
- a CDS encoding PepSY-associated TM helix domain-containing protein, whose translation MSGRNNFVRKLYRHQKRWYAKWHTAAGVLAGSVLLIVSLTGAILVFEQEIDHWLNPELFEFGSPKNNRELSYDQILERFESQIGEKEKIRFLFSDEHLGGAFVGYLQDDDRQFILNPYTGDIAGKRIYKWESFTGFVKHLHRTLLIPSVGRYLVGVSSLMCVVLMISGLRLWIPKKLKNLKSRLTIKTDASAKRVNYDSHNTLGFYFSPVISILSMTGAAITFNQFIILGLFLVGFAAPKSLENILSPQSAYRPDTPTLSLSDIEREVKKHKPDGLVQGYELPKDSLGVISVSVMEPVDYHQVGHVSRMSFDQYSGALIFSSDRDVPPTSRVYIDWVTPLHYGTFGGNVTRIIALVSCLVCAGLFITGFYIWIPRWKKAKNKTKKNPEQVLA comes from the coding sequence ATGTCCGGAAGGAACAACTTCGTACGGAAGCTATACAGACACCAAAAGCGGTGGTATGCCAAGTGGCATACCGCCGCCGGCGTATTGGCGGGATCCGTTTTGCTGATTGTCAGCCTTACGGGAGCCATTTTGGTTTTCGAACAGGAAATAGATCATTGGCTCAATCCCGAGCTTTTTGAATTCGGGAGCCCGAAAAATAACCGGGAACTTTCTTACGATCAAATTTTAGAACGCTTCGAAAGCCAAATCGGAGAAAAAGAAAAAATCCGTTTCCTGTTTTCCGACGAACACCTTGGAGGCGCTTTCGTCGGCTATTTGCAAGACGATGACCGCCAATTCATACTGAACCCCTATACCGGCGATATTGCCGGAAAAAGGATTTATAAATGGGAATCGTTCACTGGATTTGTCAAGCACCTGCACCGCACGCTCCTAATCCCGTCCGTAGGGCGTTATTTGGTCGGCGTCAGTTCACTGATGTGCGTCGTTTTGATGATTAGCGGATTAAGGCTTTGGATACCAAAGAAATTAAAGAATCTGAAAAGCCGTTTAACCATAAAAACCGACGCAAGCGCAAAGCGGGTGAATTACGATTCCCACAATACGCTGGGCTTCTATTTCTCGCCTGTCATCAGCATACTTTCCATGACGGGCGCAGCCATCACATTCAACCAATTTATTATTCTAGGTTTGTTTCTTGTGGGTTTTGCGGCGCCCAAGTCACTAGAAAACATTCTGTCTCCGCAATCGGCTTACAGACCAGACACTCCCACGCTCAGTCTTTCCGATATTGAGCGGGAAGTGAAAAAACATAAACCCGATGGGTTAGTACAAGGATACGAACTGCCGAAAGACAGCCTTGGCGTAATCTCGGTTTCCGTTATGGAACCCGTCGATTATCATCAAGTCGGACATGTTTCCCGTATGTCTTTCGATCAATATTCGGGCGCGCTGATCTTCAGCAGTGACCGTGACGTGCCTCCCACTTCCAGGGTTTATATCGATTGGGTCACGCCTCTACATTACGGCACATTCGGCGGAAATGTCACAAGAATAATCGCATTAGTCTCTTGCCTGGTATGCGCGGGGCTTTTTATCACTGGATTTTATATTTGGATACCGCGATGGAAAAAAGCGAAAAACAAAACAAAGAAAAACCCAGAACAGGTTTTGGCTTAA